DNA from Sphingomonas psychrotolerans:
CGCTTCGCCACCGACAAGATCGCGCCGCTGGCGGCGAAGATCGACGCCGAGGACTGGTTCCCGCGCGAGCTGTGGCCGGCAATGGGCGAGCTGGGCCTCCACGGGATCACCGTCGAGGAGGAATATGGCGGGCTGGGGCTCGGCTATCTCGAGCATGTCGTCGCCTGCGAGGAAATCTCGCGGGCCTCCGCCTCGATCGGGCTCAGCTACGGCGCGCATTCGAACCTGTGCGTCAACCAGATCGGCCGCTGGGCGAGCCCTGAGCAAAAGGCCAAATACCTTCCAAGGCTGATCTCCGGCGAGCATATCGGCAGCCTGGCCATGTCCGAAGCCGGCGCCGGATCGGACGTCGTCTCGATGAAGCTGCGCGCCGAGAAGACCACCGATGGCTATGTCCTCAACGGCACCAAATTCTGGATCACCAACGCGGCTTATGCCGACACGCTCGTCGTCTATGCCAAGACCGGCGAAGGTTCGCGCGGGATCACCACCTTCCTGATCGAGAAGGGCATGCCCGGCTTCTCGATCGGCCAGAAGATCGACAAGATGGGGATGCGCGGCTCGCCCACTGCCGAACTCGTGTTCAACGACTGCGAGGTCTCCGACGCGCAAGTGATGGGCCCGCTCAATGGCGGCGTCGGCGTGCTGATGTCGGGGCTCGATTACGAGCGCACCGTGCTCGCGGGGATCCAGCTCGGGATCATGCAGGCATGCCTCGACGTCGTGTTGCCCTATCTTCGCGAGCGCAAGCAGTTCGGCCAGCCGATCGGGCACTTCCAGCTGATGCAGGCCAAGGTGGCGGACATGTACGTCGCGCTCAATTCGGCGCGGGCCTATGTCTACACGGTGGCGAAGAATTGCGACGCCGGCCGCACCACCCGGTTCGATGCCGCGGGTGCGATCCTGCTCGCGTCCGAGAACGCCGTTAAGGTGTCGCTCGAGGCGATCCAGGCGCTGGGCGGCGCGGGCTATACCAAGGATTGGCCGGTCGAGCGCTTCGCCCGCGACGCCAAATTGCTCGATATCGGCGCGGGGACCAACGAGATCCGGCGGATGCTGATCGGCCGCGAGTTGATCGGCGCCGCGTGAAGCTATTGCGCATCCTCTCCGTCCTCGCCGCGCTGCTGGTGATGACAGGCGAAGGCTATCGCTCCTGGGGCGCGGGCCGCCCGGCGGTATTCTGGATGGACGACATGCTCGCGGGTACGATGATGATCGCCGCTGCCTTTCTCGTCGGCCGCCCGACCTTCGCCACGCACAGCTTTTTCTCCGCGGCGTGGGGCGTGGCGGTCGGGATGCTGTATGGCAGTTTCTTCGGCAAACTCTACGACCCCGCGAGCGCCAACCCCGGCAACTTCTCGATCGGCGTACTGACCTGGTTGCTCGGGCTCGCCTTCATCCTGTCGATCGCAGGGCTGATCGCCAGCATTCTGCTCCCCAATCCGCGGCGCTGAGCTCCCGCTCCCTTTAGGAGAGGGACTTTATCGAAACAGCTTCAGATCGATCGCTTCGCCCATCAGGGTCTCGCCGCGTCCATCCGGATGCAGATTGTCGCCGCCCTGCAGCTTCGCCGCCAGCCGTTTCGGATTGGCGGGATCGGCGACCACTTTCTCCATGTCGATCACGGCATCGAACATCCTCGAGGCGCGGATCCACTGGTTCACCCGCACCCGCATCGCCTCGCCCGCGGGCGTCTGATACATCGCGCCCTCATAGGGCAGGATCGTCATCGCATAGACCTTGATCCCGCGCTCGTGCGCCCGCAACGCGAGCTGCTTATACCCCGAAATGAGCTGGTCGCCGGTGATCGTCGGGCGCACCGTGCCATTCACTTCGCGCCCCGAATTGCCGATATCGTTGATCCCTTCCAGCAGCACGACATGACTGACGCCCGGCACCGCGAGTACGTCGCGGTCGAAGCGTGCCAGCGCGCTCGGGCCAGTGCCGTGCGCGAGGATGCGATTGCCCGAGATCGCCTGCGTCACCACCACATGCGGCTTTCCCGCCGCCGCCAGCCGCCGCGCGAGGACGTCGCCCCAGCGGCAGCGCGGCATCGCATCGTTGGCGCAACCGACATTGTCGGTGATCGAATCACCGAACGCGACGATCACCGGGCGCGGCTTCTCGCTCAGCACGTCGAGCCCGGCGATCAGCGGGCGCAGCCGCCACTTTTCCGCCGGCACGAAATCCTCGGCGGTATGATCGCCGGGCGCGGAGATCAAAGTCTGCTGCCCGACTACGTCATGGACCGTGTTGGGCTGGACGGCCTCGGGAAAGAACAGCGACACCTCGACCAGGTCGAACGCCTTGACCGGCAGCGCCACCGGATCGCTGACCAAAGGCGCACCCTCGGGGACGCGCACCGAGGCTTGTCCCCCAAAAGTCACCCGTACCGCCTTGCCGCCGGGGAGCCGCACGGTCGCGGCGCCGATCGTCAGCGCCGACCCGTAGTCATTGGCGAGCCGCAGCCGGAGTTGCCCCCCGCCCGCTCCGACCCGCACCGCCGAGCGGATCGTGACATTGCCGAGCGTCTTCACCTGATCGGCGGGCGCCTGCCACATGCTAGCGGTCCAGGCGCGGGTCCAGCGGTCGCCCGCCGGCGCGGCCGCTACCAGCAACAGCGCAGCCGTCGCCGCGACGAACTTGATCCCCCGCATCGCCGCCTCTCCTTACCAGACCTTCACGCGCTGCTCGGGCGTCAGGAACAATTTCTGCCCCGCCGCCACGCCGAACGCCGGATACCAGGCATCGAGATTGCGCACCGTCTGGGCACGCCAGCGGGCCGGCGCATGGGCATCGGTGGCGATCCGCGCGCGCAGCGCCTGTTCGCGCGATTTATCGCGCCACGCCTGGGCATAAGCGAGGAAGAAGCGCTGATCGCCGGTCAGCCCGCCGATCACCGGCGGCTCCTTGCCGCCCAGCGAAGCACGATAGGCCTCGTACGCCGCGGTGAGCCCGGCGACGTCGGCGATGTTCTCGCTGAGCGTCTGCTGGCCCTTGAGGTGCAGCCCCGGCAGCGCTTCATAAGCGTCATATTGTGCCGCCAGCGCCTTGCCGCTCGCCTTGAAGCGCGCGAGATCGGCGGGAGTCCACCAGTTGCGCAGCCGCCCGCTCGCGTCGAAGTTCGCGCCGAGATCGTCGAAGCTGTGGCTGATCTCGTGCCCGATCACCGCGCCGATCGCCCCGTAATTGGCCGCAGCATCGGCGCCCGGATCGTAGAACGGCACCTGCAGGATCGCGGCGGGGAAATTGAGCGCGTTTTGCAGCGGCAGATTGACTGCGTTGACGGTCTGCGGAGTCATCCACCATTCGCCGCGATCCACCGGCTTGCCGAGCTTGGCGAGCTGGTGGCGATATTCGGCGAGCTGCGCGCGGCGCAGATTGCCGACCGGATCATCGGCCTTCACTTCTAGCCCGGCGTAACTGCGCCAGGTCTCCGGATAACCGATTCCGACCTGCATCCCGGCGATCTTCTTGCGCGCTTCGGCCTTGGTCGGCTCGGCCATCCATGGCAGCGCCGCGACGCGCTTGTCGAACGCGGCGAGAATCCCCTTCACCATCGTCTGGATGTCGGCCTTGGACGAGGCGGGGAAATAATCCTTCACATAGAGCTGGCCGACCGCGTCGCCGAGCCACGTATCGATCGATCCGATCGCGCGCTTGTCGCGCGGGCGCGGCTTGGGCTGGCCGTTGAGGGTGTGCCGGAAGAACTCGAAATGCGCCTGGTCGAAGGCGGCGGGGAGCACATCGGTCACTTCGTCGATGCGGTGGAAGGTCAGCCAGTCCTGCCAGGCCTGGAGCGGTTCGCTCGCGACCAGCTTCGCCATCGCCGCGACCGTCTGCGGATGCCAGACGATGAAATCCTGCTGCCCGCTTAGCCCTGCCGCAGTCCAGAAGGCGTCCCAGTCGATCCCCGGCGCCTTCCTCGCGAAATCGGCCTTCTTCCACGGGTTGTTCGCCTTGTGGATGTCCTGGCTGGTGACGATGTCGGTATGCGCGCGGGCGATCTTGCTCTCGAGCTCGAACACGCGCTGCGCCCGGGCATCGGGCTCGGTGATGTTGGCGAGGCTGAGCAGCTTGCCGATATAGGCGCGATACTGGTCGCGGATCGTCGCCATCTCGGGCTTATCCGAGAGATAATAATCGCGCTCGGGCAGCCCGAGCCCGCCCTGCAGCAGATAGGGTATATTGGTGTCGGGGCGATCGAGCGCCTGGCTTACGAACAGGCCGAACAGATTCGCGGTCTCGAAATTGGTCGCGTTGAGCGGGTCGACATCGGCGCGGATATTGGCGCCGAGCATCGTCGACAGCGCTTTCTTGTCCCTGAGTGTGGCGATCGCATCCATTTCGGCGCCGAGGGGCGCCAGCCCGCGCAATTCGATCGCGGCGGTGTCGGTAAAGGCGTTGTACCAGTCGGCGATGCGACGCTGATCGGTGCCGGGCGCGGCATTGGCCTTGAGCGCGGCCTGAACGATCGCGGCGTTGTTCGCTTCCGCCTTGTTGAACACTTCGAGGAACACGCCGGTGCTGGAGCGATCGCCCGGGATCTCGGTGTGCGCTCGCCAACCGCCATTGGCATATTCGTCGAAATCGTCGCCGGGCTTCACTTGCTTGTTCAGCCCCGCGACGTCGACTCCGATCCCGGCGCCCGCCTGCGCGGCGGTGTTGCCAGGGTTACTGCCCCCGGGGGTGCAGGCAGCGGTTGCGAGAAGCAGTGCGAACAAGGCCGCGCGAGTCGTCACCTTAGGGCTCTCCTGGTCAAGTCGAACGCCGTGGGTGCTACTCCGCCATCGCTGCGCGCGCCAGTCTTCCCAAGCGGCGGAACGCGGTGTAGGCAGAGCAAAACTAGGACAGGAAGGATGCCCTAATGAGCGCTCCGGTGCTCGACTCGAAGGTGTCGCCCGAAGGAGAGGAATTTCGCGCCCGCGCCGCGCATAATCGCGCGCTGGCCGAGCGGCTGCGCGCCGACGTCGCCAAAGCGGCGCTCGGCGGTTCGCAGGCTTCGCGCGAACGCCACACCAGTCGCGGCAAGCTCTTGCCGCGCGAACGCGTCGAACGGTTGCTCGATCCGGGCAGCCCGTTCCTCGAGATCGGCCAGCTCGCCGCGTGCGACATGTACGAAGGCGAGGTGCCCGGCGCGGGGATGATCGCGGGGATCGGCCGCGTCTCAGGCCGCACCGTCATGATCGTGTGCAACGACGCGACGGTGAAAGGCGGCACTTACTATCCGATGACGGTCAAAAAGCATCTCCGCGCGCAGGAGATCGCCGAGGCCAATCGGCTGCCGTGCATCTATCTGGTCGACTCGGGCGGCGCCAATTTGCCGCACCAGGCCGATGTGTTCCCCGACCGCGACCATTTCGGGCGGATCTTCTTCAACCAGGCCAATATGTCGGCGCTCGGCATCCCGCAGATCGCCTGCGTGATGGGCAGTTGCACCGCGGGTGGCGCCTACGTCCCCGCGATGAGCGACGAGAGCGTCATCGTCCGAAACCAGGGCACGATCTTCCTCGCCGGCCCGCCGCTGGTGAAAGCCGCGACCGGCGAAGTGATCACCGCCGAGGATCTCGGCGGCGGCGACCTGCACGGCCGCAAGTCCGGCGTGGTCGATCACGTCGCCGAGAATGACGAGCACGCGCTGACCATCGTCCGCGATATCGTAAGCCACCTGCCCGCTGACCGCACGCCCGACATCGCGCTACTCGACCCGCGTCCGCCGAAATATGCGCCCGAAGAGCTGTATGGAATCGTCCCCGAGGATGTTCGTGCGCCCTATGATGTCCACGAAGTGATCGCGCGGCTGGTCGATGGCAGCGAATTCCACGAGTTCAAGGCGCTCTACGGCACCTCGCTGGTCTGCGGTTTCGCGCATATCTGGGGCATGCCGGTCGGGATCATCGCCAATAACGGCATCCTGTTCTCGGAGAGCGCGCAAAAGGGCGCGCACTTCATCGAACTCGCCTGCCAGCGGCGCATTCCCTTGCTGTTCCTCCAGAACATTTCGGGGTTCATGGTGGGCGGCAAGTACGAGGCCGAAGGCATTGCGAAACATGGTGCGAAGCTGGTCACGGCGGTCGCCACCGCGACGGTGCCCAAGATCACCGTTCTGATCGGCGGCAGCTTCGGTGCGGGCAACTACGGGATGTGCGGACGGGCCTATTCGCCGCGCTTCCTGTTCAGCTGGCCCAACAGCCGGATCTCGGTGATGGGCGGCGAGCAGGCGGCGAGCGTACTGGCGACGGTCCACCGCGATGCCGAAAAATGGACTCCCGAGGAGGCCGAGGCGTTCAAGGCCCCGATCCGCCAGCGCTACGAGGACGAAGGCAATCCGTGGCACGCCACCGCGCGGCTCTGGGACGACGGGATCATCGATCCGGCGCAGACGCGCGATGTGTTGGGGCTGGCGTTTGCAGCGACGCTCAACGCCCCGATCCCCGAACGCCCGGCGTTCGGGGTGTTTCGGATGTGAGTCTCGGAACATAGGTTCAGCGAATCTTCGGGGGGGAAGTGGGAAAATGCAGAGGGACTATCATACCCTGATCAATCTGGCCGTCGAGCTGGGCCAATATGGCGGGTATCTGGATACGCAGGGCTTGAAGGAACGCAATGACCTTACGACCAAATATAACAGCGCAACGCGGACCTTCGTCTATCGCCTGCTGAAGGAAGGGCATTCGCCTGAAGAATCCGCGAGACTTGTCTCGGAGGAAATCAATAATATTGCCGCACTTTCTGACGCCGGTTGGCAACCGGTCTACGAAGAGATCCGCGGCGATATTCTCGCCCAACTCGATCGCGATGCCGGCAAAAGGCCTTGGCAACGGACGGCTAGACACTTCACACCCTTCATCGCCGCCGCGATTGTCACGGTCGGCTATTTTGGCTTACGTCTCTACAACGTCACCCCAGTCAGCGCGCCCTTGGAAACCCGCGCTGGCATCGCACAACGCGCCGACGCGCTTGCTAAGGTCATGCGCTATGACGACTGGTCGAGTTCCCGACGCGGGGGCTTCGTCAAGGGAATCCTGCTCTGGCCCATCGAGCCGAGCCAAACTGAAGTCAAAGGCGCTCAGGAACTTGGCGGACTGATCTTTGCGGGAGCGAATGACCTGATGCGATCGCGTGAGGCTTGCAACACTGGTCTAACGAACGGCAGCGGACAGCTTACAAGGGCCGAGATAGAGCTGTTGAACAAGGTCGTCACGCATCTCCGGGAGAAATCGACCAAATGGCAAAACCCGCCCGCGATGACCATTCTTGACCCACTCCGCACAGCCTATCCCTGCTGAGCAAATGACGGAGAATTCCATGCGTCCCCTCCTCCTCGCCTTGGCCCTCCTCACCCCGCTGCCCGCGCTCGCGCAGACCACCCCGGTCGCCCCCATCGTCAAGGGCACCGCCCTCCCCCGCCCGGCACCGAGGAAGCCGCCGTGCTCGCCCCGATCAATGCGCTGTTTGCTGGTCTCGCGCAGCGCGATGGCGCGGCGATGGCGGCGACCTTGTACGGCGAGGGCGGGATCACCGTCGCCGTCGACAAACCCGACGGCAACAAGACGATCCGCCAGCAGAAATTCGCCGACTGGACCGCGGGCATCAAGCCCGGCCCCGAGCGTTACGAGGAGCGCATGCCCGCCCCGGCGATCGAGATCGACGGCGACATCGCGATGGTGTGGGGCGACTATGTCTTCCTGCTCGATGGCAAACCCAGCCATTGCGGGGTCGACCATTTCAGCCTCGTCCGCGTCGACGGCCAGTGGAAGATCGCCAACCTCGCCTGGACCTCGCGCACCACGGGCTGCCCGGCGCAATGAGCCGCGACACGCTCTTTCTGCTCGAGCACGAATTCGCCGATCCCGCACTGGGCGGCGAACGTGTCTTCTATTGCAAGGATTGCATGACGATCGAGGGCCTGCTCGCGACTTTCCCCGAGCGCGCCGCCGCTATCGAAATAGTCCGCGTGCCCTGGCCTCGGCCGCGCGCGGCAGTCGTTGCGGCGATCGGCGAGGCTAACCAGAACCTGCCCGCACTCGTCTGGCCAAAGAAGGACGGAAGCTCTGGTTTCGTCAACGAAATCGAAGCACTGCTCGCCGCGCTTGCCGAGCGTCACGGCTTTCCGGAGCGGCATCTATGATCCTCGAGGGCGAAGGCATGGCTCCGATCGCGCGGCCGAGCGAGGCGCAGGTTCGCGATCTTGTCACTTCGCTTGCGTCGCCCAAACCCGGTTTCGCTTCGCTCACCGATGAAGCGGGCAATTACCTCCAGGTCGCCGGAGGCCGTCCGTGGTGCGTAGTGGAAAGGCGCGAGGTTTCGCCGCTCCGCCATTGGCGTGCGCACACAGAATCGGGCCGCCGCCCTTATGAGGACGGCGCGAAGATCCGGTCGGGTGCCGGTGAGATCGCGCTTCGGGCGGATGAATGGCTTCTCCTGAAACAGGCCGCGGAGCTTTTTGCCACATTCCTGGCGGGCCGGGCGTTTCCGATTTTCGTGCAATGGCGCTCGATGAACTCCACGCTGGGGCTTCCGCAATGATCGAATCGCTGCTCATCGCCAATCGCGGCGAGATCGCCTGCCGCATCATCCGCACCGCGCGGGAAATGGGCATCCGCACGGTCGCGGTCTATTCGGATGCCGACGCGAAGGCGCTGCACGTGCGGCAGGCGGACGAGGCGGTGCACATCGGCCCCTCCCCGGCGCGCGAGAGCTATCTGGTCGGCGACAAGATCATCGCCGCCGCGAAGGCGACTGGCGCGCAAGCGATCCATCCCGGCTATGGCTTCCTCTCCGAGAACGCCGACTTCGCGCAGGCTGTGATCGACGCCGGGCTGATCTGGGTAGGCCCTAGCCCCGACAGCATCCGCGCGATGGGCCTCAAGGACGCCGCCAAGGCGCGAATGATCGCCGCCGGCGTGCCGGTCACGCCCGGCTATCTCGGCGAAGACCAGTCGCCCGAACGGCTCGCAAACGAGGCCGACGCGATCGGCTATCCGGTGCTGATCAAGGCAGTCGCGGGCGGCGGCGGCAAGGGCATGCGGCGCGTCGATGCTGCGCAGCAATTTTCCGAAATGCTGCAGTCGTGCAAGCGCGAGGCCGCCTCCTCGTTCGGCGACGATCGCGTGCTGATCGAGAAATACATCCTGTCGCCGCGCCACATCGAAGTGCAGGTGTTCGGCGACAGCCATGGCAACGTCGTCCATCTGTTCGAGCGCGACTGCTCGCTCCAGCGCCGGCACCAGAAGGTAATCGAGGAAGCCCCCGCCCCCGGCATGGACGAGGCGACGCGCGAGGCGATCTGCGCCGCCGCGGTGCGGGCGGCCAAGGCGGTCGATTATGTCGGCGCCGGCACGATCGAGTTCATCGCCGATGCCAGCGAAGGCCTGCGCGCCGACCGCATCTGGTTCATGGAGATGAACACAAGGCTGCAGGTCGAGCATCCGGTAACCGAAGAGATCACCGGGCAGGATCTGGTCGAGTGGCAGCTGCGCGTGGCGAGCGGCGAGCCGTTGCCGAGACAGCAGGAGGACCTTTGGATCCACGGCCACGCCATGGAAGCGCGGCTCTATGCCGAGGATCCGGCCAAGGGCTTTCTCCCGAGCATCGGGCGGCTCAATCATTTCATGCTTCCCTTTGGCATCCGCATCGAGACCGGCGTCATCGAAGGCGGCACAGTCAGTTCCTTCTACGATCCGATGATCGCCAAGCTCGTCGTGCACGGGAGCGACCGCGAGGAGGCGCGCGTAAAGCTCTTCGATGCGTGCCGGGAGGTCCGAATTCAGCCGGTCCGCACCAATGCCGAGTTCATGGCGCGGCTGCTGGCAGCTCGGGAATTCGCCGCCGGCGACGTCGATACCGGGCTGATCGAGCGCAAGCTCGACAATCTGGTCGAGCGCGAAGTGCCCGACGCCCGCGTGCTTTCCGCCGGAGCCGTGCTGCTTCTCGCACATCCGGACAAGCCGATCGCCGAACAGCCGGTCCTTTCGAGCAACGGGGATCGCGAATGGGTGGCGTCCCCTTCCACGGCCTGGAACCCGCTGTTCGGCTTCCGCCTGAACGCCGCGCCCAATCGCACCGTCAGGCTCGCGGTCGATGGTGAAACCCTGGACATCGACCTCGATGCCACCGGCCCGGTCGAACCGGACCGCTACGATATCGAACACGACAGTGTCTGGGTTCAGGCGGAGGATGGCCTCGCGCCGCATCTCTTTTCCTTCCCCGCCTCGACGGGCGCGCACGGCGGCGCCGTTGCCGCCAACGGCGCCATCCTCGCCCCGATGCCGGGCCGCATCACCGCGGTCGAAGTCGCCCCCGGCGACACCGTCACCCAAGGCCAGCGCCTCGTCACGCTAGAAGCGATGAAGATGGAGCACAGCCTCACCGCGCCGTTCGACGGGACCGTGACCGAACTCAATGCCGAAATCGGCGCACAAGTCAGCGAAGGCGCGCTGCTGGTAAAAGTGGACAAGGCCGAACGCTAGCCGTCATCCCGGCGAACGCCGGGATGACGAAAAAGAAGGTTACAGGAACGGTGCACCACAAGTCTCAAGAACGCGCGCAGGAATGACGCTGACCATCCGCCCTGCCCGCCTCGACGATCTGCCGGCGATCCTCGCGATGCTCGCCGATGACACCCTTCCAGCCGGTCGCGAGACCGGCCCCGCCGATCCGCGCTATCGCGCTGCCTTCGACGCGATCGCCGCTGACCCCGACCAATTGCTCGTCGCGGCCGAGCTGGAAGGGCGGGTGGTTGGGACGCTGCAGCTATACTTCCTCCCCGGTCTGTCGTTCCGCGGCGCGTGGCGCGGCCAGATCGAGGCGGTGCGCATCGCCCGCGATCTGCGCGGACGCGGCTATGGCGAGCAACTCATCGCCTGGGCGGTGGCGCGCTGCCGCGAGCGCGATTGTCTGCTGGTCCAGCTCACTTCGTCCAGTACGCGCACCGACGCGCATCGCTTCTACGAACGACTTGGCTGGGCAAAGAGCCATGTCGGCTTCAAGCTCAAGCTACGGGAGTCGCAGTGATGGCCGGACGTTTCTACGACGAATGGCAAGTCGGCGACCGAGTCGAGCACAGCCTGCGCCGCACGGTCACCGAGACCGACAATCTGCTGTTCTCCACGCTGACCCATAACACCCAGCCGCTCCACATCGACGCAGAGGCGGCGCGCGCGAGCGAGTTCGGGCAGATCCTCGTCAATGGCACCTTCACCTTCAGCCTGATGGTGGGGATCACCGTCGGCGACACCACCGCGGGGACGCTCGTCGCCAATCTCGGCTATGACAAGCTCGTGATGCCCAGGCCGGTTTTCCTCGGCGACACGTTGCGCGCCTCTTCGGAAGTGACCGAGATGCGCGCGAGCAAATCGCGGC
Protein-coding regions in this window:
- a CDS encoding DUF3088 family protein; the encoded protein is MSRDTLFLLEHEFADPALGGERVFYCKDCMTIEGLLATFPERAAAIEIVRVPWPRPRAAVVAAIGEANQNLPALVWPKKDGSSGFVNEIEALLAALAERHGFPERHL
- a CDS encoding GNAT family N-acetyltransferase; the encoded protein is MTLTIRPARLDDLPAILAMLADDTLPAGRETGPADPRYRAAFDAIAADPDQLLVAAELEGRVVGTLQLYFLPGLSFRGAWRGQIEAVRIARDLRGRGYGEQLIAWAVARCRERDCLLVQLTSSSTRTDAHRFYERLGWAKSHVGFKLKLRESQ
- a CDS encoding isovaleryl-CoA dehydrogenase; translation: MEPTLDFGLGETADMIRETTQRFATDKIAPLAAKIDAEDWFPRELWPAMGELGLHGITVEEEYGGLGLGYLEHVVACEEISRASASIGLSYGAHSNLCVNQIGRWASPEQKAKYLPRLISGEHIGSLAMSEAGAGSDVVSMKLRAEKTTDGYVLNGTKFWITNAAYADTLVVYAKTGEGSRGITTFLIEKGMPGFSIGQKIDKMGMRGSPTAELVFNDCEVSDAQVMGPLNGGVGVLMSGLDYERTVLAGIQLGIMQACLDVVLPYLRERKQFGQPIGHFQLMQAKVADMYVALNSARAYVYTVAKNCDAGRTTRFDAAGAILLASENAVKVSLEAIQALGGAGYTKDWPVERFARDAKLLDIGAGTNEIRRMLIGRELIGAA
- a CDS encoding acetyl-CoA carboxylase biotin carboxylase subunit is translated as MIESLLIANRGEIACRIIRTAREMGIRTVAVYSDADAKALHVRQADEAVHIGPSPARESYLVGDKIIAAAKATGAQAIHPGYGFLSENADFAQAVIDAGLIWVGPSPDSIRAMGLKDAAKARMIAAGVPVTPGYLGEDQSPERLANEADAIGYPVLIKAVAGGGGKGMRRVDAAQQFSEMLQSCKREAASSFGDDRVLIEKYILSPRHIEVQVFGDSHGNVVHLFERDCSLQRRHQKVIEEAPAPGMDEATREAICAAAVRAAKAVDYVGAGTIEFIADASEGLRADRIWFMEMNTRLQVEHPVTEEITGQDLVEWQLRVASGEPLPRQQEDLWIHGHAMEARLYAEDPAKGFLPSIGRLNHFMLPFGIRIETGVIEGGTVSSFYDPMIAKLVVHGSDREEARVKLFDACREVRIQPVRTNAEFMARLLAAREFAAGDVDTGLIERKLDNLVEREVPDARVLSAGAVLLLAHPDKPIAEQPVLSSNGDREWVASPSTAWNPLFGFRLNAAPNRTVRLAVDGETLDIDLDATGPVEPDRYDIEHDSVWVQAEDGLAPHLFSFPASTGAHGGAVAANGAILAPMPGRITAVEVAPGDTVTQGQRLVTLEAMKMEHSLTAPFDGTVTELNAEIGAQVSEGALLVKVDKAER
- a CDS encoding M13 family metallopeptidase, translating into MTTRAALFALLLATAACTPGGSNPGNTAAQAGAGIGVDVAGLNKQVKPGDDFDEYANGGWRAHTEIPGDRSSTGVFLEVFNKAEANNAAIVQAALKANAAPGTDQRRIADWYNAFTDTAAIELRGLAPLGAEMDAIATLRDKKALSTMLGANIRADVDPLNATNFETANLFGLFVSQALDRPDTNIPYLLQGGLGLPERDYYLSDKPEMATIRDQYRAYIGKLLSLANITEPDARAQRVFELESKIARAHTDIVTSQDIHKANNPWKKADFARKAPGIDWDAFWTAAGLSGQQDFIVWHPQTVAAMAKLVASEPLQAWQDWLTFHRIDEVTDVLPAAFDQAHFEFFRHTLNGQPKPRPRDKRAIGSIDTWLGDAVGQLYVKDYFPASSKADIQTMVKGILAAFDKRVAALPWMAEPTKAEARKKIAGMQVGIGYPETWRSYAGLEVKADDPVGNLRRAQLAEYRHQLAKLGKPVDRGEWWMTPQTVNAVNLPLQNALNFPAAILQVPFYDPGADAAANYGAIGAVIGHEISHSFDDLGANFDASGRLRNWWTPADLARFKASGKALAAQYDAYEALPGLHLKGQQTLSENIADVAGLTAAYEAYRASLGGKEPPVIGGLTGDQRFFLAYAQAWRDKSREQALRARIATDAHAPARWRAQTVRNLDAWYPAFGVAAGQKLFLTPEQRVKVW
- a CDS encoding nuclear transport factor 2 family protein — its product is MLAPINALFAGLAQRDGAAMAATLYGEGGITVAVDKPDGNKTIRQQKFADWTAGIKPGPERYEERMPAPAIEIDGDIAMVWGDYVFLLDGKPSHCGVDHFSLVRVDGQWKIANLAWTSRTTGCPAQ
- a CDS encoding MaoC family dehydratase, whose translation is MAGRFYDEWQVGDRVEHSLRRTVTETDNLLFSTLTHNTQPLHIDAEAARASEFGQILVNGTFTFSLMVGITVGDTTAGTLVANLGYDKLVMPRPVFLGDTLRASSEVTEMRASKSRPGQGIVTWRHQMHNQRGELVCECLRSALLRSRGD
- a CDS encoding SGNH/GDSL hydrolase family protein, with protein sequence MRGIKFVAATAALLLVAAAPAGDRWTRAWTASMWQAPADQVKTLGNVTIRSAVRVGAGGGQLRLRLANDYGSALTIGAATVRLPGGKAVRVTFGGQASVRVPEGAPLVSDPVALPVKAFDLVEVSLFFPEAVQPNTVHDVVGQQTLISAPGDHTAEDFVPAEKWRLRPLIAGLDVLSEKPRPVIVAFGDSITDNVGCANDAMPRCRWGDVLARRLAAAGKPHVVVTQAISGNRILAHGTGPSALARFDRDVLAVPGVSHVVLLEGINDIGNSGREVNGTVRPTITGDQLISGYKQLALRAHERGIKVYAMTILPYEGAMYQTPAGEAMRVRVNQWIRASRMFDAVIDMEKVVADPANPKRLAAKLQGGDNLHPDGRGETLMGEAIDLKLFR
- a CDS encoding carboxyl transferase domain-containing protein; the encoded protein is MSAPVLDSKVSPEGEEFRARAAHNRALAERLRADVAKAALGGSQASRERHTSRGKLLPRERVERLLDPGSPFLEIGQLAACDMYEGEVPGAGMIAGIGRVSGRTVMIVCNDATVKGGTYYPMTVKKHLRAQEIAEANRLPCIYLVDSGGANLPHQADVFPDRDHFGRIFFNQANMSALGIPQIACVMGSCTAGGAYVPAMSDESVIVRNQGTIFLAGPPLVKAATGEVITAEDLGGGDLHGRKSGVVDHVAENDEHALTIVRDIVSHLPADRTPDIALLDPRPPKYAPEELYGIVPEDVRAPYDVHEVIARLVDGSEFHEFKALYGTSLVCGFAHIWGMPVGIIANNGILFSESAQKGAHFIELACQRRIPLLFLQNISGFMVGGKYEAEGIAKHGAKLVTAVATATVPKITVLIGGSFGAGNYGMCGRAYSPRFLFSWPNSRISVMGGEQAASVLATVHRDAEKWTPEEAEAFKAPIRQRYEDEGNPWHATARLWDDGIIDPAQTRDVLGLAFAATLNAPIPERPAFGVFRM